The genomic DNA CTCGTCAGCTTCGGCAACACCCGGGTGCTCTGCACCGCGTCGCTGGAAGAGCGCGCGCCGCCGTGGCTGCGCGGTTCCGGCAAGGGCTGGGTCACGGCCGAGTACGCCATGCTGCCGCGTGCGACGCACGAACGCACCCGCCGCGAGGTCGGTTCCGGGAAGCCTTCGGGGCGGACGCAGGAGATCCAGCGGCTGATCGGCCGGTCGCTGCGCGCCGTCACCAACCTCCCGGCCATGGGCGAGCGCCAGATCACGATCGATTGCGACGTGATCCAGGCCGACGGCGGCACCCGCACCGCCGCGATCACGGGCGCCTGGGTGGCGCTGCACGACTGCTTCGCCTGGATGCGGACCCGCTCGATCATCTCCGTCGACCCGCTGCGCGACCACGTCGCCGCCGTCTCGTGCGGCCTCTACAAGGGCATGCCGGTCCTCGACCTCGACTACGCCGAGGATTCGGCGGCCGAGACCGACGCCAACTTCGTCCTCACCGGCCGGGGCGGCATCGTCGAGGTGCAGGGCACCGCCGAGATGGAGCCCTTCACGCAGGAGCAGCTTCTCGAGCTCCTCGGCCTCGCCCGCGCCGGCACCGAGCGGCTGGTCGCCCTGCAGAAGGAGGCCCTCGCGTGAGCCGCCGTCTGACCGGGAAGGTGGTCATCGCCACGCACAATGCCGGCAAGCTCGCCGAGATGCGCGACCTGCTCGCGCCGTTCGGGATCGAGGCGGTGTCGGCGGGCGAGCTCGGCCTGCCCGAGCCCGACGAGACCGGCACGATGTTCGCCGAGAACGCGGCGATCAAGGCGCGGGCGGCGGCCGACGCCACCGGGCTGCCGGCCTTCGCGGACGATTCCGGCCTGTGCGTCGACGCCCTGGACGGCGCGCCGGGCATCTTCTCGGCCCGCTGGGCCGGCGCGACCAAGGACTTCACCGGCGCGATGGCGCGGATCTTCGCCGAACTCGACCGGCGCGGGGCCGCCGAGCGCCGGGCGCACTTCGTGTCCGCCCTCGTGCTGGCTTGGCCGGACGGGCACACCGAGCTGTTCGAGGGACGGGTCTTCGGCGACCTCGTCGCCGCGAAGGGCTCCGCAGGCTTCGGCTACGACCCGATCTTCCGGCCGGACGGCCACGACCGCACCTTCGGCGAGATGAGCGCCGAGGAGAAGCACGGGGTCGACTGGCAGCAGGGGCGGGGCCTGTCGCACCGGGCGCGGGCCTTCGTCGAGCTGAGCCGCGCCTGCCTCGCGCCCGGCGCCTGATTGCCAAACGGCGCGCGGGCGCTCACATGCCCGCCATCATGTCATCGATCGGCCCGGACCATCCGACCC from Methylobacterium oryzae includes the following:
- the rdgB gene encoding RdgB/HAM1 family non-canonical purine NTP pyrophosphatase; translation: MSRRLTGKVVIATHNAGKLAEMRDLLAPFGIEAVSAGELGLPEPDETGTMFAENAAIKARAAADATGLPAFADDSGLCVDALDGAPGIFSARWAGATKDFTGAMARIFAELDRRGAAERRAHFVSALVLAWPDGHTELFEGRVFGDLVAAKGSAGFGYDPIFRPDGHDRTFGEMSAEEKHGVDWQQGRGLSHRARAFVELSRACLAPGA
- the rph gene encoding ribonuclease PH is translated as MRPSKRAADELRPVSLERAVSRYAEGSCLVSFGNTRVLCTASLEERAPPWLRGSGKGWVTAEYAMLPRATHERTRREVGSGKPSGRTQEIQRLIGRSLRAVTNLPAMGERQITIDCDVIQADGGTRTAAITGAWVALHDCFAWMRTRSIISVDPLRDHVAAVSCGLYKGMPVLDLDYAEDSAAETDANFVLTGRGGIVEVQGTAEMEPFTQEQLLELLGLARAGTERLVALQKEALA